A single Cryomorphaceae bacterium DNA region contains:
- a CDS encoding tungsten formylmethanofuran dehydrogenase, translating to MKIELLKEAFRLMSTAKSMAELYEENAAFTSKYVHATSRGHEAIQLALGMQLKPQDWVAPYYRDDSILLGIGMTPYDCMLQLMAKREDPFSGGRTYYSHPSLNDPDKPKIPHQSSATGMQAIPTTGVAMGIKLKELHKLNEDFGGEDPVVVCSIGDAAMTEGEVSEALQMAVLKQLPILYLVQDNEWDISANAAETRAQNAAEFARGFNGLETRSIEGNDFKTCFQTLEEVIGTIRKERRPFLVHAKVPLLGHHTSGVRKEWYRDDLEEAAKRDPYPLLHAKLRAEGVKEDELEAIEQEARAAVEADYERAKDAEDPRPEDLFNFDYAPTPITEEKGEREPEGKEPTVMVDSALFAIRELMEAHPETILYGQDVGGRLGGVFREAATLAQQFGDDRVFNTPIQEAFIIGSTVGMSAVGLKPIVEVQFADYIWPGLNQLFTEVSRSYYLSNGKWAVNAIIRVPIGAYGSGGPYHSSSVESILTNIRGIKVAYPSTGADLKGLMKAAFYDPNPVVMLEHKGLYWSKIKGTEAAKTIEPDEEYVVPFGTSRVALRADDSHRAAGTSLLVVTYGMGVYWATQAAKAYPGQIEVLDLRSLLPLDEEGIFVAVRRHSKALVVTEEPVGNGFAQGVAGKIQENCFRDLDAPVRVIGSENMPAIPLNSTLEATMIPNAEKVQAAIADLLDY from the coding sequence ATGAAGATTGAGTTGCTGAAAGAGGCGTTCCGGTTGATGAGTACGGCCAAGAGCATGGCCGAGTTGTATGAGGAAAACGCAGCTTTCACTTCTAAATACGTTCACGCAACTTCTCGGGGGCACGAGGCCATTCAATTGGCCTTGGGCATGCAACTCAAGCCACAGGATTGGGTAGCTCCGTACTATCGGGACGACAGTATTCTCCTAGGGATTGGAATGACCCCTTATGACTGTATGCTCCAGCTCATGGCTAAGCGTGAAGATCCATTCTCGGGAGGGCGTACGTATTATTCCCACCCGAGTCTGAACGATCCGGACAAGCCTAAGATCCCTCACCAAAGCTCGGCAACGGGAATGCAGGCCATTCCAACCACGGGAGTCGCGATGGGGATTAAGCTCAAGGAACTCCACAAGCTCAATGAAGACTTTGGAGGAGAAGATCCGGTAGTGGTCTGCAGTATTGGAGACGCGGCCATGACAGAAGGCGAGGTCAGTGAAGCCTTGCAAATGGCAGTCCTTAAGCAACTTCCAATCCTGTATTTGGTACAAGATAACGAGTGGGATATTTCGGCAAATGCGGCCGAAACGCGTGCTCAAAATGCCGCCGAATTTGCCCGTGGATTCAATGGTCTGGAAACTCGATCCATCGAAGGCAACGATTTCAAGACCTGTTTCCAGACGCTTGAAGAAGTGATTGGTACCATCCGAAAGGAGCGCCGCCCTTTCTTGGTACACGCCAAGGTTCCTCTGCTCGGCCACCACACCAGCGGGGTTCGAAAAGAATGGTACCGCGATGATTTAGAAGAAGCGGCGAAGCGCGATCCATATCCACTACTTCATGCCAAGTTGCGAGCAGAAGGGGTGAAGGAAGACGAACTAGAGGCCATTGAACAGGAAGCCCGAGCAGCGGTTGAAGCGGACTATGAACGCGCGAAAGACGCCGAAGATCCAAGGCCGGAAGACCTCTTCAACTTCGATTACGCTCCAACCCCAATCACAGAAGAAAAGGGTGAGCGTGAACCGGAGGGCAAGGAACCCACGGTCATGGTGGATTCGGCTCTGTTTGCGATTCGAGAGCTCATGGAAGCCCATCCCGAAACCATTCTCTACGGACAGGATGTCGGAGGACGACTCGGTGGAGTATTCCGCGAGGCCGCGACACTAGCTCAACAGTTTGGCGATGATCGCGTATTCAATACGCCCATCCAAGAGGCATTCATCATTGGATCAACGGTTGGAATGTCCGCGGTGGGTCTTAAGCCTATCGTCGAAGTTCAGTTCGCCGATTACATTTGGCCAGGGCTCAATCAGCTCTTCACCGAGGTGAGCCGAAGCTACTACCTGTCGAACGGAAAATGGGCCGTGAACGCCATCATCCGAGTTCCCATCGGGGCGTATGGAAGTGGTGGGCCGTACCACAGTTCAAGTGTCGAAAGCATTTTGACCAATATTCGAGGAATCAAGGTGGCTTACCCCTCTACGGGTGCTGACCTTAAGGGCCTCATGAAGGCGGCGTTCTACGACCCCAACCCGGTAGTGATGCTCGAACACAAAGGCTTATACTGGTCCAAAATAAAGGGCACGGAGGCCGCGAAGACCATCGAGCCGGATGAGGAATACGTCGTTCCTTTTGGTACGTCGCGAGTGGCCCTACGGGCCGATGATTCGCATCGTGCCGCAGGCACTAGTCTACTGGTTGTTACTTATGGAATGGGAGTCTATTGGGCTACCCAAGCCGCCAAGGCTTACCCAGGTCAAATAGAGGTACTTGACTTGCGCTCCCTCTTGCCTTTGGACGAAGAAGGCATTTTCGTAGCCGTTCGTCGCCACAGCAAAGCGCTCGTGGTCACGGAAGAGCCGGTGGGAAATGGATTTGCACAAGGCGTTGCAGGGAAGATTCAGGAAAACTGCTTCCGCGATTTGGATGCTCCAGTGCGGGTTATTGGTTCTGAGAATATGCCGGCCATTCCGCTCAACTCTACGCTGGAGGCCACGATGATTCCGAACGCTGAGAAGGTTCAAGCGGCTATTGCCGATTTACTGGACTATTAA
- the paaZ gene encoding phenylacetic acid degradation bifunctional protein PaaZ, which yields MKLKNYAQGQWVEGSGEGQALYNSVTGEVVAEASSNGLDFGAMMDYAREVGGPALRKMTFHERGRMLKALALFLLKQKEKYYELSYATGATRGDSWIDIEGGIGNLFANASLRRQFPDETYYVDGDAAPLSKTGSFIGHHIMVPKRGVAIHINAFNFPIWGMLEKIAVNLLAGVPAIVKPATVTSFLTELMVRDIVESGILPEGSLQLICGSARGILDSVTSQDVVTFTGSASTGRMLKSHPRLVEEAVPFNMEADSLNASVLGPDAVPGTPEFDLFIKEVQREMTVKCGQKCTAIRRAIVPEALLEDVQIALGQRLAKTKVGNPTAEGVRMGALAGKVQLDEVREKVKELMNDSDLVWGSLDKVEVTEADASKGAFLSPLLLVNSDPFNKTASHNVEAFGPVSTLMPYKNLDEAIELANMGKGSLVCSLVTADNEVAREFVLNAAAFHGRILILNEDCARESTGHGSPMPLLTHGGPGRAGGGEEMGGKRGVLHYLQRTAIQGHPTTLTRVTNVYQPGADRPEANPHVFRQHFEDLNVGDTVYTHKHTVTEADIVNFANVSGDNFYAHMDATSLDETIFEGRVAHGYFILSKAAGLFVDPKKGPVLLNYGIDEARFTKPVYPGATLGVKFTVKEKVDQEKRSEEDIAKGIVKFLVDVYDETDETVAMATILTMVKKRDQSS from the coding sequence ATGAAACTCAAGAATTACGCCCAAGGCCAATGGGTCGAAGGATCAGGAGAAGGTCAAGCATTATACAACTCCGTGACCGGAGAAGTCGTTGCTGAGGCCAGCAGTAATGGCTTAGACTTTGGAGCCATGATGGACTACGCCAGAGAGGTTGGCGGTCCCGCTCTCCGCAAGATGACCTTTCACGAACGGGGTCGAATGCTCAAAGCATTAGCCCTATTCCTATTGAAGCAAAAGGAAAAATACTACGAATTGTCCTATGCCACAGGAGCGACTCGAGGAGATTCGTGGATCGATATCGAGGGGGGAATTGGAAATCTATTTGCCAACGCCAGCTTGCGACGTCAATTCCCCGATGAAACGTATTATGTCGATGGGGACGCAGCACCTTTGAGCAAGACGGGTTCTTTCATCGGGCATCACATTATGGTACCCAAGAGAGGGGTGGCCATCCACATCAACGCCTTCAACTTTCCTATTTGGGGGATGTTGGAAAAAATCGCCGTCAATCTACTTGCAGGTGTTCCGGCCATCGTAAAACCGGCTACGGTCACGAGTTTCTTAACCGAATTGATGGTCCGTGACATTGTAGAGTCCGGTATTCTGCCAGAGGGAAGTTTACAGCTGATTTGCGGTAGTGCGCGGGGAATTTTGGACTCCGTTACTTCTCAAGACGTAGTGACTTTTACCGGGTCGGCATCTACAGGACGTATGCTGAAGAGTCACCCGCGTTTGGTTGAAGAAGCGGTTCCCTTCAATATGGAAGCCGACTCCCTAAATGCTTCCGTTCTTGGACCAGATGCGGTTCCAGGAACACCCGAGTTTGACTTGTTTATCAAAGAAGTACAGCGGGAGATGACGGTTAAATGTGGTCAAAAATGTACCGCTATTCGTCGCGCGATTGTTCCGGAAGCCTTGCTCGAAGATGTTCAAATCGCCTTAGGGCAACGCTTGGCTAAAACCAAGGTTGGAAACCCAACCGCGGAAGGGGTGCGCATGGGAGCGCTGGCTGGGAAAGTACAGCTTGATGAGGTTCGTGAGAAAGTCAAAGAATTGATGAACGATTCCGACTTAGTCTGGGGAAGTCTAGACAAGGTTGAGGTCACAGAAGCGGATGCCTCAAAAGGCGCCTTCCTTTCTCCACTTCTTTTGGTCAACAGCGATCCGTTCAACAAAACCGCCAGCCACAATGTCGAGGCCTTTGGTCCGGTATCCACCCTGATGCCTTACAAGAACCTGGATGAGGCTATCGAATTGGCCAATATGGGTAAAGGCTCCTTGGTATGTAGCCTGGTAACAGCGGATAACGAGGTTGCTCGCGAGTTCGTGCTCAACGCGGCGGCATTCCACGGCCGAATTCTCATTCTCAATGAGGACTGTGCCCGGGAATCAACGGGTCATGGTTCACCTATGCCGCTTCTGACCCACGGTGGCCCGGGACGAGCTGGTGGAGGAGAAGAGATGGGTGGAAAGCGCGGGGTCTTGCACTACCTTCAGCGAACAGCCATTCAAGGGCATCCGACAACTTTGACGCGGGTCACAAACGTTTATCAACCCGGGGCGGATCGCCCGGAAGCTAATCCTCATGTCTTTCGCCAGCATTTCGAGGACTTGAACGTCGGAGACACGGTGTACACGCACAAGCACACGGTAACCGAAGCGGACATTGTCAATTTCGCTAACGTCTCGGGAGATAACTTCTATGCGCATATGGATGCGACTTCCTTGGACGAGACCATTTTTGAGGGTCGTGTGGCGCATGGATATTTCATCCTGAGTAAAGCGGCCGGACTTTTTGTTGATCCGAAAAAAGGCCCGGTTCTATTGAACTACGGTATTGATGAAGCGCGTTTTACCAAACCTGTATATCCAGGGGCGACTTTGGGTGTGAAGTTCACCGTCAAGGAAAAGGTGGACCAAGAAAAACGCAGCGAAGAAGATATCGCCAAGGGCATCGTGAAGTTCCTCGTGGACGTATATGATGAGACGGACGAAACCGTTGCCATGGCAACCATTCTCACCATGGTGAAAAAGCGCGATCAAAGTTCCTGA
- a CDS encoding lamin tail domain-containing protein — protein sequence MKKWFFYTLALMLSTCSSAQILDDFSDGNFTYSPPWQGDTGHFQVMFQRLFLQAPAQTDTSQLSTLIDPPDSASWSLDFRLDFNPSSSNYLRWYLLSSEPNFNAAQEAYFVQVGGTSEDRISLQRTIGSTEVMLWESGVDVVDLDTVQLRLRATYHDGIWSLAQLQSGSWIPLGSAVDTLSRPFQNTGIWCRYTSTRSGRFSFDDFSYAYSPWVDTLDPRIVHSTILSPSSLQLTFSETVSADNIRLRKLPLGSWFDAHPNRETGEIFLLSLDQPIQEGSLYQIELAEWSDLSGRTLDSTWTLSYFRPKLRDVLITEIMADPTPPVQLDQREYIELYNRSAHPLALNRLVLSVNGIQTSLSGNTILEPGAFHVLYDLPSLPNSGAQILLMDSTARLIDAVEYSPSMHESFKSDGGWSLVLADTSRSCMGSRVWVSSANPNGGSPGEWEVLSELPQPSNRWLSYGYVYNELELRWFHSLDSVYWAENPPEVIQEGVLLSRTLKAPFRTERIQFSKPMPNEGFHLYWPKGLRDCLGRYFMPDTLHVLPVSDPDSGDIQISELLFEPSDDRVEWLEWVNTGKYAVDIGDLRLAEYNPRFMSFDQVRTPFDQSLVMNPGERWVWTTDPEELWSSFAELDSFSVHGTTEWLSLTNDSLSVALLTSGFEVVESFHYRREWHVPFLLETEDVSLERRDFNSSARSSSNWYSGPSAREGATPTRPNSHAETWPRSKGQVNPELFTPNGDGIADFTVLTWSFPEPGWSANVRLINLSGQLVFEHPDSGMMPKNMEWSWSGQGFSSYRCAPGIYIWVIEAQDPSGKREFHRIPCVLSF from the coding sequence ATGAAAAAATGGTTTTTTTACACCCTCGCGTTGATGCTCTCCACTTGTTCTTCGGCCCAAATCTTAGATGACTTTTCGGACGGAAACTTCACTTATTCCCCGCCGTGGCAAGGGGATACTGGGCACTTTCAAGTGATGTTTCAAAGGCTGTTTCTACAAGCACCTGCGCAGACGGATACATCGCAGTTGTCAACCTTGATTGATCCGCCAGATTCCGCTTCTTGGTCTCTTGATTTCCGCTTGGATTTTAATCCAAGCAGTAGCAATTACTTGCGTTGGTATTTGCTCTCATCGGAGCCCAATTTCAACGCGGCACAGGAGGCCTATTTCGTGCAAGTCGGCGGCACCTCGGAAGATCGAATCTCACTGCAAAGAACGATTGGGTCAACCGAAGTTATGCTCTGGGAATCGGGAGTGGATGTGGTGGATTTAGATACGGTTCAGCTCCGTCTACGGGCGACTTACCACGATGGAATTTGGTCTCTCGCTCAACTTCAATCGGGATCGTGGATCCCCCTAGGAAGCGCGGTCGATACACTGAGTCGCCCTTTTCAGAATACCGGTATCTGGTGCCGCTATACCTCCACTCGGTCAGGTCGATTTTCATTCGATGATTTCTCCTATGCTTATTCACCCTGGGTTGACACTTTGGACCCGAGAATTGTCCATAGCACTATTTTAAGCCCAAGCAGTTTGCAATTGACTTTTAGCGAAACCGTTTCCGCCGACAATATTCGACTTCGAAAACTGCCTTTGGGATCTTGGTTTGATGCTCATCCCAACCGGGAGACGGGCGAGATTTTTCTACTTTCTTTGGACCAGCCGATTCAAGAAGGATCCCTTTACCAGATTGAGCTGGCCGAATGGAGTGACTTGAGCGGGAGAACTCTGGATTCTACTTGGACACTGAGTTATTTCCGACCTAAACTGCGGGATGTGCTCATCACGGAGATCATGGCCGATCCTACCCCGCCGGTCCAACTGGATCAACGCGAGTATATCGAACTCTATAATCGGAGTGCTCATCCCCTTGCTCTAAATCGATTGGTGCTTTCCGTCAATGGAATACAGACCAGCCTGTCGGGAAACACTATTCTCGAACCTGGCGCCTTTCACGTGCTTTATGATCTGCCCAGCTTGCCGAATTCAGGAGCTCAAATTTTGCTGATGGACTCCACGGCCAGACTCATTGATGCTGTTGAATATTCACCTAGTATGCATGAGTCCTTTAAGTCCGACGGTGGATGGAGTCTTGTTTTGGCGGATACTTCTCGATCGTGTATGGGGTCAAGGGTTTGGGTGTCGAGCGCCAACCCAAATGGGGGTAGTCCGGGCGAGTGGGAAGTTTTATCTGAGCTTCCTCAGCCGAGCAATCGTTGGCTCAGCTATGGTTATGTCTACAATGAGCTGGAATTACGATGGTTTCATTCTTTAGATTCGGTTTATTGGGCCGAAAATCCGCCGGAAGTCATACAAGAAGGGGTTCTTCTTTCTCGCACCCTCAAAGCCCCCTTTCGAACGGAGCGAATTCAGTTTTCAAAGCCCATGCCGAATGAAGGGTTTCACCTCTATTGGCCCAAAGGTCTGCGCGACTGTCTTGGCCGGTACTTTATGCCGGATACATTGCACGTGTTACCCGTATCTGATCCTGATAGTGGGGATATTCAAATTTCTGAGTTGCTTTTTGAGCCGAGCGATGACCGTGTCGAATGGCTTGAATGGGTGAATACAGGTAAGTACGCCGTTGACATAGGGGATCTTCGGCTCGCAGAATACAACCCGCGATTCATGTCTTTCGATCAAGTGCGAACACCATTCGATCAATCGCTAGTGATGAACCCCGGGGAACGCTGGGTTTGGACGACGGATCCAGAGGAGCTTTGGTCCAGTTTTGCGGAGCTTGATAGCTTTTCGGTTCACGGTACAACGGAGTGGCTTTCCCTGACCAATGATTCCTTATCTGTTGCCTTGCTGACCTCTGGATTCGAAGTCGTTGAGTCCTTTCATTATCGCCGAGAATGGCACGTACCCTTCTTACTGGAAACCGAGGATGTCAGTCTCGAGCGAAGAGACTTCAATTCCTCTGCGCGCTCATCTTCCAACTGGTACAGCGGACCTTCAGCACGGGAAGGAGCGACGCCGACTAGACCCAATTCGCACGCGGAGACATGGCCGCGCTCCAAAGGCCAGGTAAACCCCGAGCTCTTCACCCCGAACGGTGACGGAATTGCGGACTTTACTGTTTTGACCTGGAGCTTTCCCGAGCCGGGCTGGTCAGCAAATGTTCGCTTGATTAACCTCAGTGGACAATTGGTTTTTGAGCATCCGGACAGCGGTATGATGCCCAAGAACATGGAGTGGTCCTGGTCGGGCCAAGGTTTCTCGTCTTATCGATGTGCACCCGGAATTTACATCTGGGTTATTGAAGCACAAGATCCCAGTGGAAAGCGCGAATTCCACCGGATTCCATGCGTTCTTTCTTTTTAG
- a CDS encoding DUF3078 domain-containing protein, translating to MKKGLFLLALGAFLLPQSLLAQDTTKAWTTGAQLNLTFSQTALSNWQAGGDNALSGNALFSAFANRSVGRWHWDNSLDVAYGVNIVDGDFTKTDDRLELNSKLGHDLANPNWRATGSFTFRTQFYEGVDEDDVRISDWMAPGYIFVGIGADYVPAENLSIYISPLTSKMTFVLDQDLANDGAFGVDAAERDTAGNIITEGQQVRVEAGAFVKIVYTKTNLIENVDFSNKLDLYANYLENFGNIDINWEMLFTAKVNSWLSASLSLTMIYDDDIMIDRRDSEGNVIGAGPAAQFKEVFGAGLTFKLP from the coding sequence ATGAAAAAAGGATTATTCTTATTGGCCCTCGGCGCCTTCTTACTACCACAATCATTGTTGGCTCAGGATACCACGAAAGCGTGGACAACCGGAGCGCAACTCAACTTAACCTTTAGTCAGACCGCTCTTTCGAACTGGCAAGCGGGGGGTGACAACGCCCTTTCAGGAAACGCTCTGTTCAGCGCCTTTGCCAATCGCTCTGTAGGACGTTGGCACTGGGATAACAGTCTGGATGTAGCCTATGGTGTGAACATTGTGGACGGCGATTTCACCAAAACCGATGACCGTTTGGAATTAAACTCCAAACTCGGTCACGATTTAGCGAACCCGAACTGGCGCGCTACGGGATCTTTCACCTTCAGAACGCAGTTCTATGAAGGGGTTGATGAAGACGATGTTCGCATTTCAGATTGGATGGCTCCGGGATACATCTTCGTCGGTATTGGTGCGGACTATGTACCTGCAGAAAATCTGTCCATCTACATTTCGCCCTTGACATCCAAAATGACTTTTGTCTTGGACCAAGACTTGGCCAATGATGGAGCCTTCGGTGTGGACGCTGCGGAGCGCGATACGGCAGGGAACATCATTACTGAAGGTCAGCAAGTTCGTGTTGAGGCTGGAGCTTTCGTGAAGATTGTATACACGAAGACCAACTTGATAGAGAATGTAGACTTCAGCAACAAGCTGGATCTCTACGCCAACTATTTGGAGAACTTCGGAAACATCGACATCAACTGGGAGATGCTTTTCACGGCTAAAGTGAACAGTTGGCTGAGTGCAAGCCTTAGTCTTACTATGATCTACGACGATGATATTATGATTGACCGTCGTGACAGCGAAGGAAATGTCATCGGAGCCGGTCCAGCCGCACAGTTCAAAGAAGTATTTGGTGCGGGCTTGACGTTTAAGCTCCCATAA
- a CDS encoding enoyl-CoA hydratase/isomerase family protein, which yields MSIIDEGHVAYSIENGVATIEFGHPKSNSLPGKILRKLAETITALGANDEAQVIVLKSAGERAFCAGASFDELISIEDYPTGKEFFMGFARVINAARTCPKFIIGRVQGKAVGGGVGMASAVDYCLATKFASVKLSELAIGIGPFVVGPAVERKIGTGPMTELAINATEWRSADWARDKGLYTEIYDSAEELDEAIATLAGRLAKSNPEAMSLLKKAFWNGTEHWDQLLEERAEMSGKLVLSDFTVKAINAFKQKA from the coding sequence ATGAGCATTATTGACGAAGGTCACGTTGCGTATTCTATTGAAAACGGAGTGGCGACCATTGAATTCGGACATCCCAAAAGCAATTCACTTCCAGGTAAAATACTGCGGAAGTTGGCGGAAACCATCACGGCTTTAGGCGCTAATGACGAGGCACAGGTTATCGTATTGAAAAGCGCAGGGGAGCGAGCCTTCTGTGCAGGTGCTTCTTTCGATGAGCTCATCTCTATCGAGGATTACCCAACCGGTAAGGAGTTTTTCATGGGGTTTGCGCGCGTGATCAATGCCGCCCGTACCTGTCCAAAGTTCATCATTGGTCGAGTTCAAGGAAAGGCCGTTGGTGGAGGTGTCGGAATGGCCAGTGCTGTCGACTATTGCTTAGCGACTAAATTCGCCTCTGTTAAACTCAGTGAACTGGCCATTGGAATTGGACCATTCGTAGTTGGCCCGGCCGTCGAGCGGAAAATAGGCACTGGACCCATGACCGAACTAGCCATCAATGCTACGGAATGGCGCAGTGCCGATTGGGCTCGTGATAAGGGACTGTATACCGAAATCTACGATTCGGCCGAAGAATTGGATGAGGCCATTGCCACTTTAGCGGGACGCTTGGCCAAGAGCAATCCAGAGGCCATGTCCTTGTTGAAAAAGGCTTTCTGGAATGGGACGGAACATTGGGATCAGCTCCTCGAAGAACGTGCTGAAATGAGCGGGAAGTTGGTTCTCAGTGATTTTACCGTTAAGGCCATAAACGCCTTCAAGCAAAAAGCCTAA
- a CDS encoding antibiotic biosynthesis monooxygenase, protein MALDRSSLEAPYYAVIFSYAPGPDLEGYAEMDEETINLAQTMPGYLGHESRNDGEGTIFISYWKDMESIQHWAQNERHRVAKSGGRNGWYGWYHSQTCRVERQNFFEFEKKSS, encoded by the coding sequence ATGGCACTGGACAGATCGTCCCTAGAGGCGCCATACTACGCAGTCATCTTTTCGTACGCCCCAGGTCCAGACCTCGAGGGCTATGCGGAAATGGATGAGGAGACCATCAACCTCGCACAAACCATGCCCGGATATTTGGGACATGAATCGCGAAACGACGGAGAAGGAACCATTTTCATCTCCTATTGGAAGGACATGGAGTCCATTCAACATTGGGCCCAAAATGAGCGGCATCGCGTAGCGAAATCAGGGGGCCGAAACGGCTGGTACGGCTGGTACCACAGTCAAACATGTCGCGTAGAACGACAGAACTTCTTTGAATTTGAAAAAAAGAGCTCATGA